In Persicimonas caeni, a single window of DNA contains:
- a CDS encoding response regulator, with protein sequence MTTQTTNREQEVLDHPSDNAEGESGATLTLDTDYELPVVLVVDDEPQILKALRRLLAGVDCEVRTASNGTEAIEVLDSETVAVLISDQRMPGLSGVALLNYAMKNHPNTVRIMLTGNGDWETAMEAINLGQVFRFVAKPWDHDQFVRIIEDAIGQNELLHSKKRYEKHIRQQNAQLRELNDELEARVQQRTREVTQRNEEISRLYEELEGSFNSTIRAMLSIMEIGDIHIVGHCRSTAERVRKFGKHLELDDERLRHLERAALLHWVGLINAPPAMFRKPVSDYDAEELATWEFHPTLGQQAVARVPALDPAGKIIVNYLRRYDDPAFKADDGNFDAELIESCYFLNLCSTFERTRRLEQEVEGLSRGAAAECGLARLQAGKGTEFAPSLVDKFCSMIAVESGSIELERQVQLDELEEGMVLSRPIETAQGVPVAPRDVVVTPELVDRLERFCDSKGLGPIFVRSVSRG encoded by the coding sequence ATGACGACTCAAACAACCAATAGAGAGCAGGAAGTGCTCGACCACCCCTCCGACAATGCTGAGGGAGAATCTGGAGCCACGCTGACATTGGATACGGACTACGAATTGCCAGTGGTGCTCGTCGTCGATGACGAGCCTCAGATCCTCAAAGCACTGCGACGATTGCTCGCCGGGGTCGACTGTGAGGTGCGCACAGCCAGCAACGGGACCGAGGCGATCGAGGTTCTCGACTCGGAGACCGTGGCGGTGCTCATCTCTGATCAGCGTATGCCCGGGTTGAGCGGCGTGGCGCTGCTCAACTATGCGATGAAGAACCACCCCAACACCGTGCGCATCATGCTGACGGGGAACGGGGACTGGGAGACGGCGATGGAGGCGATCAACCTGGGCCAGGTGTTTCGCTTCGTGGCCAAGCCTTGGGATCACGACCAGTTCGTGCGCATCATCGAAGATGCGATCGGCCAAAACGAGTTGCTCCACTCCAAAAAGCGTTACGAGAAGCATATTCGTCAGCAGAACGCGCAGCTGCGCGAGCTCAACGACGAACTCGAAGCGCGAGTCCAACAGCGAACCCGCGAGGTGACCCAGCGCAACGAGGAGATCAGCCGGCTGTACGAGGAGCTCGAGGGCAGCTTCAACTCGACCATTCGCGCGATGCTGTCGATCATGGAGATCGGCGACATTCACATCGTCGGCCACTGTCGCAGCACCGCCGAGCGGGTGCGCAAGTTCGGCAAGCACCTGGAGCTCGACGACGAGCGTTTGCGCCATCTCGAGCGCGCCGCGCTGCTGCATTGGGTTGGCTTGATCAATGCCCCTCCGGCGATGTTCCGAAAACCGGTCAGCGACTACGATGCCGAAGAGTTGGCGACTTGGGAGTTCCACCCCACGCTAGGCCAGCAGGCCGTCGCGCGAGTTCCCGCACTCGACCCGGCCGGCAAGATCATCGTGAATTATCTACGCCGCTACGACGATCCCGCCTTCAAAGCCGATGACGGCAATTTCGATGCCGAGTTGATCGAATCTTGCTACTTCTTGAATCTCTGCAGCACCTTCGAGCGCACCCGTCGCCTCGAGCAGGAGGTCGAAGGCTTGAGCCGTGGCGCTGCCGCCGAGTGCGGACTCGCCCGGCTCCAGGCCGGCAAGGGCACCGAATTTGCGCCGAGTTTGGTCGACAAGTTCTGCTCGATGATTGCAGTGGAGTCCGGTTCCATCGAGCTGGAGCGGCAGGTGCAGCTCGACGAGCTCGAGGAGGGCATGGTCTTGTCTCGCCCCATCGAAACTGCCCAGGGCGTGCCGGTCGCACCACGCGATGTGGTGGTGACTCCCGAACTCGTCGATCGCCTCGAGCGTTTCTGCGATTCGAAGGGACTCGGCCCCATCTTCGTGCGCTCGGTGTCACGCGGCTGA